TTGAGCTTCTTGAAAGATCCTTTGCAGCATCTCAGGAGTCCATGCAAGAATCAGACTTCTGGGGCGGGGGCTGAGCTCTGCAGAGGCCTGCGCTCTGTAGCCTCCACAAAACACATTTCACACAATCCCCTGTGGGCCCACACAGTGGAGTCTCTTAAGCCAGGGAGCCACTTCCTAAGGACAGTCTAAAGAGAATCTCTCTGCTTCTTCCCTGTTGCTCCCCTCCTCCCAAAACACAACCATCCCCCGCATGCCCTCTCCCCGCCAGCAGTGAGCTCAGCCCAGGCAGGTCTGACTCAGTCCAGATAGTAAGCTGCCTTTCTGGAACACTTGCTGGGTGTCGGGTCTGGGGGAAATGCTTTGGACACTTTCGTCCTCCACCCAGAGAAGCTGTCATTGACCCCACATTCTAGATGTAGACGCTGATCCTCAGAAAGTTGACTCCCAGAGGTCACATAGCCCTTAAGTGGCTGAGCCAAGACTGTGATTCCCGCCCTGCCACCTGGGCTGCCCTGCGGGCTCTGGTcacctcctcaggcccccagTCCTGGCAGAACACAAAGCTGCCCCTGTGTTGTATGTCTGCTGACCTCTCCCTGTGTTGTGTGTCTGCAGACCTCTCCCGGAGCTGCTCTCCACCCTCGCTGCTGGACCAGCTGCAGATGGGCTGCGATGGGACCTCGTGTGGCAGCCTCAACATGGAGTGCCGGGTGTGCGGGGACAAGGCATCAGGCTTCCACTACGGTGTTCACGCGTGCGAGGGGTGCAAGGTACAGGCAGTGGAGGGGTGGCTGCCCATCAGGGCTGTGATCACATGGTGAGTTGACCTGCCAGGAAGGCTTTCCCTGCTGCCGGGCAAGGTCCTGACCATACCCACTGTGGAATTCCTGCCTGGGAGGCAGCCAGGCCCTTGGGCCTGTTCCAGGCTTAGCTCTGGGTCCTGTTGTAGAAGAGGGGTTCCCTCGCTGGGCCTGCCCCGCTGGGTACCGTTGGTGCCGACCCAGTCACTCACCTGGGCTCTCTGGGCTGCTGGCGCCCCCTGGGGACCTGACACGAGAAGACAGGTAGGACAGGTTGAGGGTCTTGGGCTTGAGCCATCTTCCCAAGGTCAGGGTTTCCTGCGCCTCAAAGCCCGAGGGGGCTCTTTGATAAAAAAGGAAacgttatatttctttttctggttttgcttttggATTCTTCCTACTAACTGCACACCCATCAAAAtttcacatattattttattaaacgACTACCTAGAAAAGATGCAGAACCAGGTTGCATTTACGAATAAATCAAGTTAGCCACACTACAGTTTTGTGTCACCAACTAACAAAGAAGcacttaaaataaatatgctatattatttcagttattttcaaaagttttagagttgtttactttctttctccctctctcctccaatAATATTTCCCCCCCATTACTTCCAAAATTCAGGAATTGTTACATCTCGATGCATAATCAAGCCCCCTGGCACAGCCCAGCAGGCAGGGTTTtaccctttctcccttcctcgtGGCTCTTCTCTTCCTCACCTGTCCCCTGTCCCTCAGGGCTTCTTCCGTCGAACAATCCGCATGAAGCTGGAATACGAGAAGTGTGAGCGGATCTGCAAGATCCAGAAGAAGAACCGCAACAAGTGCCAGTACTGCCGCTTCCAGAAGTGCCTGGCACTGGGCATGTCGCACAACGGTGAGCCAACCTGAAACCAGGTTTCCGAGAGCCCAGGAACAGAAAGGGGGTGCCCTCAGAGCAGCGCCCAGCACACAGTCAGTACGCGGGTCAGCTTTGCCCTTGCTGAGGCCTGCCTTCCCAGACTGCCCAGGACCCGCCATGCTTCCCAGGCCGGGGGCAGTTGCCACCTGTCTGCACCTGAGCCTTACCCTCTCTGGCCCAGAAGGGACCTGGGAATTGACCCTAACTCCAGTAGTGTTGGAAACACCACTCCCAGAACCTTGAGCCTCTCTTGGATGACCTGACAGGGTGTGAAAAGCCACTGCCAAGACCCAGGATCCCCTCAGGTTTTCTTGGTTGTTGAGGGCAGGCAGGAGCCAGTGAGTGACCACGTGTGTCAGCTGCCAGGAGCGAGGCTGGAGTTTGCTGGAGGCCGGCACTCCCGGGAGACAGAGCCTGCTGGGCtctgtgaacaagacagacagaaGCCCTGCCCCTCCGGAGCTTATACTCTGGAGGGGTTCCCCAACATTCCAACTTGCTGGCTCTAGAGCTTCTTAGGGCCTTGTGCTCAAAAAGTGTGTCTCCGTCTTTGGCTTGTGTACCTTAGAGGTGCTGGCCCCTGCCCAGGCTCCTCCATGACTGTCCCCCTTCCCCATGCAGCCATCCGCTTTGGCCGGATGCCAGAGGCTGAGAAGAGGAAACTGGTGGCAGGGCTGACGGCAAACGAGGGGAGTCAACACAACCCCCAGGTGGCTGACCTGAGGGCCTTCTCCAAGCACATCTACAGTGCCTACCTGAAAAACTTCAACATGACCAAAAAGAAGGCCCGTGGCATCCTCACCGGCAAGGCCAGCCACACGGCGGTGAGTGTCACTGCTCAGCCTGGCAGCACCCCGGGCTCTGGGCCCTGCTGCCACCTGCCTGACTCCTGGGAGAAccaggcctcctccctcccctcacttcGTGGTACAGGCAAGGGGTACGGGGCACACATGGGCGGGGGTCCCCCGAGGCCTGGCCTCTAACGGGGCCTGGTTTTCAGCCCTTTGTGATCCACGACATCGAGACATTGTGGCAGGCAGAGAAGGGCCTGGTGTGGAAGCAGCTGGTGAACGGTCTGCCCCCCTACAAGGAGATCAGCGTGCACGTCTTCTACCGCTGCCAGTGCACCACGGTGGAGACCGTGCGTGAGCTCACCGAGTTCGCCAAGAGCATCCCCAGCTTCAGCGACCTCTTCCTCAACGACCAGGTGACCCTTCTCAAGTATGGTGTGCACGAGGCCATCTTTGCCATGCTGGCCTCCATCGTCAATAAGGACGGGCTTCTGGTGGCCAACGGCACTGGTTTTGTCACCCGTGAGTTCCTGCGCAGCCTCCGAAAGCCCTTCAGTGACATCATCGAGCCCAAGTTCGAGTTTGCTGTCAAGTTCAATGCCCTGGAACTTGATGACAGTGACCTGGCTCTCTTCATCGCGGCTATCATTCTGTGCGGAGGTAAGTGAGGGAGAGGCAGTGGGTCAGCCCCGCACAGCCAGCCCTCCTGGGGGCTGGGCCCTCACTGCAGGGGCCGAGCCTAAGCTCTGACAGCAGGAGGAAGGGTCCATGTGATGATGGCAGTGGAACATGTAAGGCACTAACTGTGTGTGCAGGACCAGCTCCATCTAGTATAGATGGAGATGAgatagaaaaaagactgaaaggaaatgtACCAACATGTTGATGGGGGTTATTTCTGATAGTGGAGAAATTTTCTGTGTTTTACCTGCATTTTTCAAATTCCAGCACAATAAATATAGCAAGACTCACGCTGACAGTGGCATAGAGCTTGcttcatgccaggcactgttccagttCCTTTTCCTAGATTATAACTCTTTAATCCTCATAATGACTCTATGCCAGAGGCACttctgttatccccattttgcagatgaggaaactgaggtccagagaggctgagtgacctGCCCGTAGCCTCATTGCTAGTCTGTGGTAGAGAAGAGGTTTGAGTCCAGGCAGGGAGGCCCACTTTTCCCAGGGCCAAGTTGCCCACACCGGTGGGGTTAGGGGAGCTGCCCTGCCCTCCTGAGACCCCCTGTGTGCCTGCTGCCTCCCACACCCCTGCCCTCTGTCCCCACAGATCGGCCAGGCCTCATGAACGTGTCACAGGTGGAGGCCATCCAGGACACCATCCTGCGCGCCCTCGAGTTCCACCTGCAGGCCAACCACCCTGACGCCCAGTACCTCTTCCCCAAACTGCTGCAGAAGATGGCTGACCTGCGGCAGCTGGTCACCGAGCACGCCCAGATGATGCAGCGGATCAAGAAGACGGAGACCGAGACCTCGCTGCACCCCCTGCTCCAGGAGATCTACAAGGACATGTACTGAGGGCTTCTCTGTCGACCAGCCGCTGAGCACTGGGCCTGGTGGCCGAGGGGGAATCACACACAGTCGGCCcgcctccctctcctttccccggCTCCCTCCCTTCTCAGctcctctgtcttctctcatttctttgttctttttcttccttcctctctcaccctccctttctctttccccatcTCCGTGTctgtccctcttcctcttcctgtgaGGCAGTTTGTGTTATTTCACCAGCAGCACAGAACAGCACCTctgcttccccaccaccaccaccaccaccccccgccccgcaccCCGCAGCAGGAGGGGCCGGGCCTGCCCTCTGCACCAACAGTCCCCTTCTCCCGTCTTCAGTCTTCACAGCAAAGGGCTCGAGCCATCCAAAGAAACACTAAGCTCTCTGGGCCTGGCTTCCCAGGGAAGGTAAGCAGGGCCAGGGCTGAGTGCAGAGCGGCCCCTGGTCACCGGGTCCCTGGCGGAGGATGCCTCCCCCAGCAGGCGGCCCGGCCGGGGCTTTAGCTTGGCTCCCAGCAGGCAGCGCACACCTCAGCCCCGCTGAGCCGCCGCCCTTCCCTTCTTTTCACCGGTCTCGCAGGCCAGTGTCACTGATGGCCCCCGCGCTGGCCGCTGGGGGACACGCGCCCAGCCTGGATAGAGGTGGGGGTCCCTACACTCCCACTGACGAGGAGCGAGCTTAAAGAGAGGCGGAGGGAGGTAGGGGAGATGGCGAGCCGGAGACTTGCTTCTGAGCCCAGGCCTGGGGCGGGTCCCCCATCAGCACCCCACTCTGTCTGCCTCTCTGCAGCAGCCACCGGCTCCTGCCTACAGGTGTCGGCACCGCGCTCCGCCAGGCAGCGCCAGGGCCTGGCCTCACAAGCGCCCCTCCTTTCTCTGGCCTCCCGGAGACACTGGCAGTGGCTCCAGCCCAGCTGAAGCTCACtccccacacacactccctccagcccacacaccacaagcactgaaatcacTTTACCTGCAGGTTCCACACCTctcaccctcccctccctgagGCAGGCGAGTGCCCAGAGGGGCCTGCAGGTGGACGGGCAGAGCTGTGCCCCTGTTCCCGAGGCTAGGCCAGATCCCTTGGTGGGCACGGGGTCCTGTGGACCCAGCCCAGCACCTGCTTACAGGGGAGGTACTGGGGATAAACTGATCCTTCTCGTTTGTGACACCCTCTGTCCCAACAACTCTGCTGCCCTCCCCTTTTCCTTGTATTTGGCCCAGCTGGTCACCTGGAACTCTCCCTGTACTGCCTCTGGTGACCAAGGACCTTGCTAGGCCCAGTCCCACTcgtggccccgcccctccccctcatcCCCATTGATAAGCACTCACCCCAGAGGAGGGGCAGAAGCACAGCTTGGAGCGCTGCCGTCAGAGCAGAGGACAGAGAGCCTACCCAGGCTGCTTCTCCAGGGAGGAAACAGGTCTGGAGGGGTGAGGGGCTGGCTGGTGTCTCTGAGAAAGGTGGCAGGACATGTGGGGTTAGAGCCCAGGCTTCCTGGGTCCTGTCTGGTCTTCCTTTTGGAGGGGCCTTTCCATGCCTGAGGATCACTCTCTACTGGCAagattctcccctcccctcccctcccctcccccaccatgcaCCCCATCCTCATCCCCCTCCCCAGTTCTGGTACTGAGGATACAGCTCTTCTCAGTGTCTGAACAATCTCTAAAAttgaaatgtatatttttgcTAGGAGCCCCAGCTTCctgtgtttttaatataaatagtgTATACAGACTGATGGAACTTTAAATAAATgggaattaaatatttaagagtTGATTTAAGCTAACTCAGCTTACAGTGTTTTTCCTGGGGGCTGATGAGACCCCTCCCTCTCTTCCACATCCAGTGCACAGAGGGGGAGACTTGGTCAGGCAAATGAGACTGTGGGGTGCTGGCCCGGGTGGCGGGGTCATTTCTGGCTTGTGGGGCTGCCCATTGTTCCCCCTCACCTCTTGCACTGCTCACCACTCCTCAGTCAGCAAGGTTTGTGGAGAACTGAGAAGATGCCATCCCACCCGGAGGGAGcatttggggtgggagggggagaaaggataCACACCCTCTGAGAAGGGTGTATGGAACCATGGCACAAACCAGGTTTGGGGGTGAGGGTGTCTGGGAGGGGCTAAGAAGGGCCTGGGAGGAGGCAAGTCCCCTTGGGCCTTGGGTGGTATGTGGGACTTGCAcaggtttttggggggtttttgccacgccatgcgggatcttagttccccaaccggggatcgaacccattccccctggagtggaagcacggcatcttaaccactggaccaccagggaagtccctgggactTGCACAGTTTTACCCCACAAGACATCAGGGCTTTCCTCTCCTTAGCTGACACCCCAGTTTTCTCCTTTACTTACAGTGGTACCATCTCCACAGACAAATGAATCAAAAATTtagactaaaaaagaaagcaaccttAAGAGAATTAGAAGATACTGTCTTTGTGATAATTCTGTAAAACTTCTGAAACTTAAAAAGGTTTATTATTAAAGGAAGAAATGGGGTCCCAGGCTGGTAATATGCCTGAGGAGCCTGGAAGAAGCAGATGCAAAACCCTTCTGGAGGACAGACTCAGGCAGTACAGAACTCCCACAAAATTACAAACATGAAGAGACAGCCTgcatgaaaataaatagaataatgaGTGAAATTAGAGCCCCAGGACATCAAAAAGTATAGCTATTGATTATCATATAAGAGACAAataagttttatattaaaaatataaagatatgaaAATCATACTAAAGAAACAGTTcgctttttaaggaaaaaaaaaagacaaacattttaaaagaaatacctggaatttccagaaaaaaaatgagttaaaaaacagacacagccaAAGAGATCATTTTTGCCCCTCAGAAAAGATCTGTAGAAATTATCCCCAAAATAACAGGAAAACCAAGATAGAAAATGTGGAAAGGAAGAATAACAATACAAATTCTCATATACTGCAGAAGAGAGTAGAAGTTGATAAAATCAACTTGAAAATTCGGCAAAATCTTGTAAAGTTAAAATGCACCTGTGGAAGCTGTGAGGCATCACCCAGGTTCCCCTCAGAACCCAGGCACTGAGGTCCGTGGCTGCTGGGCTCACAGCTGAGTTCCTCTCAGGAAATTGCCTGCAGTGAAGGGGGCCGCCTTGCCCAGGATAAGCACACACCCTCCTCAGGAGCAGCCTATAGCCAACATGTGGGGACAAGCCAAGCCTCTTTGCTCCAATTTGAAACAACGTGAAGAATTGTCCAGCTCCAGAATTGGGGCTTCTGTCCTAGGTACATTGcagtttaatttctctctctaccCAATCCTGCTTCCTACAATTTCTTACAGGTGTTGTTCTCAGGAGCACTCCCCAGTGAGTGTCCTGCAAGTAAACCTCTAAATCTATTTCCTGGAGAAGGCAGCCTGACATAGTACCGTAGAGTGAAAGCCACCAAATTGCACTAAGACTCATACACATGTTCTTTACAGCAAGAGCAAAAacttagaaacaataaaaatgtccatcaacaggaaaatggataaatttgatatatttatacaatgtttaaggaaaaaaaacgaagagtgggggagggaaaaaacaacctagaagaaacacatggggaaaattatatataatctTGAAGTGGATAGACCTTTCAAAAATCTCTTGTACACACAGAAGTTTCTAAGTTTCATGCAGTATACAAAAAACTTAAgagtctataaaatagataaaagatcTTACTACATCACACTAAAAAAGTTTCTTCCAGTGGGGGgaacacaaaaaaatttaaatcaaccatgttaaaaaaatgtgtgaCATAATAAGACAAAGGCTAATTTCCTTAATATGTAAAGAGCACCTACCAATCAATGAGTAAAATGTCAACAAcccaaatgggcaaaggatatgaacaggaaaagaaatgccTCTAAAACATGGAGAGATGCTTAATCTCATagtaagagaaatgtaaattaa
This genomic interval from Lagenorhynchus albirostris chromosome 10, mLagAlb1.1, whole genome shotgun sequence contains the following:
- the PPARD gene encoding peroxisome proliferator-activated receptor delta — protein: MEQPPEEAPEVREEEEKKEVARAEGAPELNGGPGHSLPSSSYTDLSRSCSPPSLLDQLQMGCDGTSCGSLNMECRVCGDKASGFHYGVHACEGCKGFFRRTIRMKLEYEKCERICKIQKKNRNKCQYCRFQKCLALGMSHNAIRFGRMPEAEKRKLVAGLTANEGSQHNPQVADLRAFSKHIYSAYLKNFNMTKKKARGILTGKASHTAPFVIHDIETLWQAEKGLVWKQLVNGLPPYKEISVHVFYRCQCTTVETVRELTEFAKSIPSFSDLFLNDQVTLLKYGVHEAIFAMLASIVNKDGLLVANGTGFVTREFLRSLRKPFSDIIEPKFEFAVKFNALELDDSDLALFIAAIILCGDRPGLMNVSQVEAIQDTILRALEFHLQANHPDAQYLFPKLLQKMADLRQLVTEHAQMMQRIKKTETETSLHPLLQEIYKDMY